One region of Termitidicoccus mucosus genomic DNA includes:
- a CDS encoding inositol monophosphatase family protein encodes MTAFPDNSDIAARIRAGIDAVGAQTDLFHREFGRAQSNWKSDGTRVTPVDIAISENITKALRAQFPDDEFFSEELAGDPAPIPLRARFAWVLDPIDGTNNYALGVANCAISLALLENGAPAYGIVYDMSRSVMIHGGPGRGLFDGNAAAGVSPDAPTPQSLVGFHSPYDKAHGAEARAIVENFKIRALGSSTLHLAYTAIGLLAGTVDHNVKIWDIAAAVALCLAGGGSVQFLNGEQFPMRRFDLRMPRIRYIAGNAAVCARLREVLAGAAG; translated from the coding sequence ATGACAGCGTTTCCTGACAATTCCGACATCGCCGCGCGCATCCGCGCGGGCATCGACGCGGTCGGCGCGCAGACCGATTTGTTTCACCGCGAGTTCGGCCGCGCGCAAAGCAACTGGAAATCCGACGGCACGCGCGTCACGCCGGTGGACATCGCCATCTCGGAAAACATCACGAAGGCGTTGCGCGCGCAGTTTCCCGACGACGAGTTTTTCAGCGAGGAACTGGCCGGCGATCCCGCGCCCATCCCGCTGCGCGCGCGATTCGCGTGGGTGCTCGACCCGATCGACGGCACCAACAACTACGCGCTCGGGGTGGCGAACTGCGCCATCTCGCTGGCGTTGCTGGAAAACGGCGCGCCGGCCTACGGCATCGTTTACGACATGAGCCGCTCCGTCATGATTCACGGCGGCCCGGGGCGCGGGTTGTTCGACGGCAACGCCGCCGCGGGCGTGAGTCCCGACGCGCCCACGCCGCAGAGCCTCGTCGGATTTCACAGCCCCTACGACAAGGCGCATGGCGCGGAGGCGCGCGCCATCGTGGAGAATTTCAAGATCCGCGCGCTCGGCAGCAGCACGCTGCATCTCGCCTACACCGCCATCGGCCTGCTCGCCGGCACGGTGGACCACAACGTGAAAATCTGGGACATCGCCGCGGCCGTGGCGCTTTGTCTCGCGGGCGGGGGCAGCGTGCAATTCCTCAACGGCGAGCAGTTTCCGATGCGCCGGTTCGACCTGCGCATGCCGCGCATCCGCTACATCGCCGGCAACGCCGCCGTCTGCGCCCGGCTCCGCGAGGTGCTCGCAGGCGCCGCCGGATAG
- a CDS encoding outer membrane beta-barrel protein, whose protein sequence is MTDSKPQALKHMKKPKLTALLITMLLAAGTVVQAQVAPPSPASAAGKSYGDGSYVLPKTSAPNLYLEGGLVYTRYDAGDAGTENFYGVNAAFGWRINKNNKIQVELGVLASSGDEYSEYVPDVGQARISFDYATVPLLASYSYCIPLDANGRWDLRITPTVGLYTMKMESEAKAGGVKISSDDTDSAIAYGVGIGTSYHINNRFYLDFGYRFMRVGSLTCKLWGESLELDDANTHSITASFGWKF, encoded by the coding sequence ATGACAGACAGCAAACCTCAAGCCCTAAAACACATGAAAAAACCCAAGTTGACAGCTCTCTTAATCACAATGCTGCTGGCCGCAGGCACCGTTGTCCAAGCTCAGGTCGCACCGCCCTCGCCCGCGAGCGCCGCTGGCAAGAGTTATGGCGACGGCTCCTATGTGCTGCCAAAAACATCGGCTCCGAACCTCTATCTCGAAGGCGGACTTGTTTACACTCGTTATGACGCAGGCGATGCAGGCACGGAAAATTTCTATGGTGTGAACGCCGCTTTCGGCTGGCGCATCAACAAAAATAATAAAATCCAGGTCGAGCTGGGCGTCCTCGCCAGCAGTGGGGATGAATATTCCGAATATGTGCCAGACGTGGGGCAGGCGCGGATAAGCTTTGACTATGCCACTGTGCCGCTGCTCGCCTCCTACAGTTATTGCATCCCCCTCGATGCGAACGGCCGGTGGGACTTGCGCATCACACCCACGGTTGGGCTTTACACAATGAAGATGGAATCGGAAGCCAAGGCGGGAGGGGTCAAAATTTCAAGTGATGACACCGACTCGGCCATCGCCTACGGCGTGGGGATCGGAACCAGCTACCATATCAACAACAGATTCTATCTGGACTTCGGCTATCGGTTCATGCGGGTGGGATCCCTTACATGCAAGCTTTGGGGAGAGAGCTTGGAACTGGATGATGCCAACACCCATTCCATCACGGCCTCCTTCGGCTGGAAATTCTAA
- a CDS encoding MFS transporter, whose translation MNPNPPSVARYAWVVLALLAPVALLNYMDRQMMAAMKYSLMGDVIGLDSEAKWGLLPAAFKWTYAFLSPLGGYIADRFSKKHVIVLSLFVWSAITWATGHAQTFEQLIWSRAIMGVSEACYIPAGLALIADFHTGPTRSRAVGIHQMAIYVGIMIGGFSGYVADSPSLGWRWAFDAAGLLGVAYAIPLFVFLRNAPKNPDAPMPERPSAPRAIAELLTNKYFIMMVLYFTLPGLAGWVVKDWMPAILQDQFGIGQGKAGVSATIYVNIASLIGAVVGGSLADRWMRRTDRGRIYISALGMCCIIPALFGVGNAGSLLVAVAFLALFGIGWGFFDCNNMPILCQIVRPELRATGYGVLNMVGTTCGGFADWGFGFMRDHSVPLNLIFSVFAGLCLTSATLVLLIRPNKKLLK comes from the coding sequence ATGAATCCCAATCCCCCTTCCGTCGCGCGTTACGCCTGGGTGGTGCTGGCTTTGCTGGCGCCCGTGGCGCTGTTGAATTACATGGACCGCCAGATGATGGCGGCGATGAAGTATTCGCTCATGGGCGACGTCATCGGGCTCGACTCGGAGGCGAAATGGGGGCTGCTGCCGGCGGCGTTCAAGTGGACCTACGCGTTTCTCAGCCCGCTGGGCGGCTACATTGCGGACCGTTTCAGCAAAAAGCACGTCATCGTGCTGAGCCTGTTCGTGTGGTCGGCGATCACGTGGGCGACGGGGCATGCGCAGACGTTCGAGCAGCTCATATGGAGCCGCGCCATCATGGGCGTGAGCGAGGCGTGTTACATCCCGGCGGGGCTGGCGTTGATCGCGGACTTCCACACGGGGCCGACGCGGTCGCGCGCGGTGGGCATTCACCAGATGGCGATTTATGTCGGTATCATGATCGGCGGTTTCAGCGGCTATGTGGCCGATTCGCCGAGCCTCGGCTGGCGCTGGGCGTTCGACGCGGCGGGCCTCCTCGGCGTGGCCTATGCGATTCCGTTGTTTGTCTTCCTGAGAAACGCCCCGAAAAATCCCGACGCGCCCATGCCGGAGCGTCCGTCGGCGCCGCGCGCCATCGCCGAGTTGCTGACCAACAAATATTTCATCATGATGGTGCTGTATTTCACGCTGCCCGGGCTCGCCGGCTGGGTGGTCAAGGACTGGATGCCCGCGATCTTGCAGGACCAATTCGGCATCGGCCAGGGCAAGGCGGGGGTGTCGGCGACGATCTACGTCAACATCGCCTCGCTCATCGGCGCGGTGGTGGGCGGCTCGCTGGCGGACCGCTGGATGCGGCGCACGGATCGGGGGCGCATTTATATCAGCGCGCTCGGGATGTGCTGCATCATCCCGGCGCTTTTCGGCGTGGGCAACGCCGGCTCGCTGCTGGTCGCGGTGGCGTTCCTGGCCTTGTTCGGCATCGGCTGGGGTTTCTTTGACTGCAACAACATGCCCATCCTCTGCCAGATCGTGCGCCCGGAGCTGCGCGCCACCGGCTACGGCGTGTTGAACATGGTGGGAACGACCTGCGGCGGTTTCGCGGACTGGGGCTTCGGGTTCATGCGCGACCACAGCGTGCCGTTGAACCTGATCTTCAGCGTGTTTGCCGGCTTGTGTCTCACCTCGGCGACGCTCGTGCTGTTGATCCGGCCCAACAAAAAGTTGCTCAAGTAG